The Cylindrospermum stagnale PCC 7417 genome segment GACGCGAGATTCGCAAGCCTTTATTGTTAGGGCCAGGGAACTGTTAATTGATTACCCAGAACAGGCAGCTTTTGACGTAGTAGAACTCAAGGATGGCAGGGTTTTTGAGCGTTATTCCCATAGACAATGCCACGGCGATCGCATTGTTGGACGAGTTTGGAGTTTTCGAGATATTACTGAGCGCAAGCAAGCAGAAGTAGCTATGCAGCGCTGGGCACAGGCAGACAAGTTACTCAGCAGTATTTCCCGGCAGTTGATCGACCAGAATCTAGAAACTGCGGTCAATTTTACCCTGCAAGCGATCGCTGAATTCTTTGAGGCTAGACGCAGTTATATATTTGAATACTCTGAGCAACAGCAGCAGTTTAACATTGTTCATGAGTGGCAAACTGATGGCGCGCAAACATTATCTAGCAATATCACTAGTGCTGTGGAGCCGTTTCCCTGGTTCTACAACTGTATTCTTAGTGGCAAACCTGTACAAGGCTTACAAGTTGTCCATGTTGCAGATATGCCAGCAGAGGCAACGTCAAAGAAATCTCTGTTGTATAAAGAAGTTATTCAGTCTCTAGTGGCTGTACCTATGATCCATGCTGGTAAAGTTGTAGGGTTTTTGGGAGTGGATATCGTTGATGACCGTAAAACTTGGAGCCAGGAGGAGATTAACCTCTTACAACTCATAGGAGAACTGATTGCTATTGGTCGCTCACGACATCAGGTCGAAGAAGAATTGCGATTAGCAAAAGAATCTGCCCTACGGGAAGCAGCAAGCAGTGCTGAAGCTAACCGTGCTAAAAGTGTCTTTCTCGCCAACATGAGTCACGAACTCCGCACCCCGCTGAACGCTATTCTGGGTTTTGCCCAGTTGATGGAGCGAGATACCGCCCTCACTCAGCATCAGAGAGAATCTCTGGCAACCATCAATCGCAGCGGGGAACACCTGCTGAAATTAATTAACGATGTGTTAGAGATGTCCAAAATCGAAGCTGGTCGCATGGTTTTCAACCCGGAACCCTTTGACCTGCACCAGTTGTTACAAATTATTCAAGAAATGTTCCAAGTAAGAGCTCAGTCGAAAAAACTCTACTTAACAGTTGAACTGGCTCCAAATTTACCGCAATACATCTTTACCGATGAGGGTAAGCTGCGGCAAGTCGTGATCAACCTTTTGGGTAATGCCATTAAATTTACCGATTCTGGAGGAGTCACGCTGCGAGTTAAAGGCGAAGAACTCTTCAGGACAGAACTCCCCCGTTCTCCTAGCTACTCCCTACATTTTGAAATTGCCGATACTGGTAAAGGAATTGCGGCTGAGGAATTAGATAGACTCTTTCAACCCTTTGTGCAAACGGCTAGTGGTTTCCAATCTAAAGAAGGTACGGGACTGGGGTTGACCCTCAGCCGTCAATTTGTGCAGTTAATGGGAGGCGATATCAGTCTCTCTAGTGAGGTAAATCGGGGGTCTACTTTTGATTTTGAGATTAAAGTGGAACAGGCATTGCGATCGCAAGTTCCAGCACCAACCCCCAAAAAGCGGGTACACAGTTTGGCTCTTGATCAACCTGTGTATCGAATACTAGTGGTAGATGACCGCATAGAGAATTACAAAATATTGATACAATTACTCAACG includes the following:
- a CDS encoding ATP-binding protein — encoded protein: MTLNVDGLVSQLRVTLGKMEVALGAIADAIVWMGNDGRVQWCNAAFDRLVNLPHILVLNMRLNEVLPLTQSGQAVATDCYPDVQVLRSEYETTEYEYQQEVDAERHVSRYRPLILEISGNCAEYIGGERSAVLVIRDVTQAKRIQAEHQQTEQQRAETLSFLQSTLESTADGIAVLCSDGSLSVYNHKFLQMWSMPESLLSPSQSNERLRFMAEQTRDSQAFIVRARELLIDYPEQAAFDVVELKDGRVFERYSHRQCHGDRIVGRVWSFRDITERKQAEVAMQRWAQADKLLSSISRQLIDQNLETAVNFTLQAIAEFFEARRSYIFEYSEQQQQFNIVHEWQTDGAQTLSSNITSAVEPFPWFYNCILSGKPVQGLQVVHVADMPAEATSKKSLLYKEVIQSLVAVPMIHAGKVVGFLGVDIVDDRKTWSQEEINLLQLIGELIAIGRSRHQVEEELRLAKESALREAASSAEANRAKSVFLANMSHELRTPLNAILGFAQLMERDTALTQHQRESLATINRSGEHLLKLINDVLEMSKIEAGRMVFNPEPFDLHQLLQIIQEMFQVRAQSKKLYLTVELAPNLPQYIFTDEGKLRQVVINLLGNAIKFTDSGGVTLRVKGEELFRTELPRSPSYSLHFEIADTGKGIAAEELDRLFQPFVQTASGFQSKEGTGLGLTLSRQFVQLMGGDISLSSEVNRGSTFDFEIKVEQALRSQVPAPTPKKRVHSLALDQPVYRILVVDDRIENYKILIQLLNAVSFETRLATNGQEAIQEWQAWHPHLIWMDMRMPVMDGYEATRQIRAQEQRLQKDNSDQNFRTVIIALTASAFEEQRSDILAAGCDDLIRKPFREAVIFNKIAEHLGVQYLYAQEQESQQTAQRVTKVEPLTSKDLAVMPEAWINALHEAAIQVDAELICELIQQIPEAHCALTQGLTELVSLFCFDEIIELITGEEDA